In the genome of Terriglobales bacterium, the window GGTGGGTTCGTTAGCGTGAGTGGCCATGAAGGGACTCAAGGATTCTAGAGCGTTTCGCAGCTGCTTTTGCGGACGAGTCAGTACCGTCCGCGGTAGCGGATGGGTTTCATCTGATCCTACATAGATGGCACCCATTCGCTACCGCGAACGGTACCGACTGATTTCGGAGATCAAAATGATTTCGCATACCCAACTGTGACATTGCTGAAAGCACAGGCTGATGCGTAATGCTTGGGCCAAAACTCTAATAATAATTTCCTCAGCTTTGAGGAAAAGTTTGTGGATAAGCAGCTTCTCACGTGCGGATGATGCGATGATTGCTGAACAAACACCAGCTTGCACACTGGAATGTGCTCATCCGCAGTGTGAAATTAATTTGCTGCTGAAGCATGCACTTGCTGACATGAAACTTCGTCTCGACAAATTGTTGCTCGATCGTGGCATGGTGCCGTCGCGCGAGCGAGCACAGGCACTGATCCTCGCCGGCAGGGTGCTGGTGAATGAACAGAAAGTTGAAAAACCGGGAACGCAGATCACGCCTGACGCTGAGATCAAGTTGCTAGGCAACGACTTGCGCTACGTAAGCCGCGGCGGTCCCAAATTGGAACGCGCGCTGCAGCACTGGAAGATCGATCTGCACGGAAGAAGCTGCATGGATGTGGGCGCCTCCACCGGCGGCTTCACTGACTGCATGCTGCAGCACGGCGCTGCACGCGTCATCGCGATCGACACCGGTTACGGACAAATCGACAATCGATTGCGGCAGGATCCGCGAGTGTCGCTGCTGGAAAGAACAAACGCGCGTTACTTGCACGACAATCAGTTGCAGTTCGCCGTCGATTTTTTTGCCATGGACGTTTCTTTTATATCCGCCACTCTGGTGTTGCCTGCGCTTCTTGCGGCAATCCGTAACAGGCTGATTCCTCGGGCCGAATTCGACGGCGTAATCCTGGTCAAACCACAGTTCGAGGCAGGCCGCGAGGCCATCGGCAAAGGCGGAATCGTGCGCGATGAAGTCTCGCAGCTTGGGGCAGTGGAGCGCGTACGCCGGGCCGTCGAGGAGCAAGGCGGATCGGCACTCGACGTCATCGACTCTCCTATTTTGGGAGCGGAAGGAAACCGCGAGTTCCTGTTATGGTCGCTATTCAGATGAAATTATCCGAGGGGCAATCGTGGGAAATGCGCGAAATCCGAAAACTCAAGCACCACTTTCCCCACGACCCTCGGCTGCTTGTGGCGTCCATTCAACCTGATTTCGTAGTTTCAAATGCGCAAACTTTTGAGGGTGGATCGGATCCGTTCTCGTTATCTCGACAATGTCGGAGATACGGTCGTTTCGTTGGTATCCATCCAGACACGAACCCAGGAGGCGATTAACGGAGCACGTTACAGCATTGCAGAGGAATATCAATACTTCCTAGCCGCCCACTGTGAGCATCGCGAACCAGCGCACGAACTCGTTGCGCATGTTGATGCGGAGCGTAGCCGAGCCGCAGCATTAAGCCGGCTCGCCGCGCGTTCTGAAGCTCCTCTGAGGTGAGGACTTTTGAGATCCGATTCGTATTGCCCGTAAGAATGCGATAGGACGGAGACAGAGTTGCTGTAGCGACATCGAATTCAACTTCGAAGTTACCGTCCTGTCGTCTTTCCAGACTTAGGGATCGGGGATCAATAAACAGTTCGACTCCAGATTTCTGCGCTTGCTGTCGTGCAGCTAGAACCACTCCTGTCGCTTGGAACCGATCACCCAGGGCACCGAGGATCTCCTCGTGAATGGCTTCGGGAGATTCTGTTGCCTGTCGTCCTTCCTCGCCAAAATAGATGTGCCTGTACAGAGTAGTCGAACCGCGGCGAGTACTATTCGCTGAGATTGTGTGGAGCCCTTTGTCGGACCTTGTCGATACAATTCGGATTTCCAAGAACTGATTATTGTCGTCGCCAGCGATCTGAACCGCGTCTACAAGACTGCTGCCTTTTAGGTTTCGCCCACCAGTAGTGTCAGCTAGTTGCTGCATAGCCATGTCTCTTGAGGCGAGATCTCCCGCGAAAGTAGAGGGTAGATTGGCCATAATGCCGGGAGTGCCGCTCGGAGATCTCTCCAAGGCGAGAACCGAGCGCTTATTCTCATTTCGATCTTTCATATTGCTGGGATTTACGGGATAGATGGAAAGGCGAGCTTCTTGAAGGCTCTGGAAAACAGCTCGGAAATCAGGTTGGTCTCCTGCGCATGAGTAGATCCCAGAGCCGAGAACGGTCGCTGTCGTGCACGGGAAGTCGCTCGAAAACCAGATGAGGCTCTTCCTTCCACCTATTCCTTCAGCTGCTCGAGCAATTGTCTTGAGCGCAGTCAGCGTGATCCACCTTCTATCTTGGAGCGGGGGTTCTTGACTGAAGCCTGCGAACTCCTTCACAGATGCCAGGAACTCGACGAGGCCCTCTCTCAGCGGTGTAGGCGCGGGTACAGTCGTCCCAGTTTCGTCAGCGAGAGAAACGGATGACTCGCTTGCATGCTTCTTAATCAGGCTCATCGCAGCCAATAGTGTCTGCGGCGAAGATAAATGATCCTGTAAGAGGTTGAGATCCTCGGCTAGACCGTAGATCGTCAAATGCTGTGCCGCGATATTAGGTGCCTGCAAGAGAGTTGCGAGTCTGTCAAGCACGAAGTTACGTTCGGTTCTGGGAGTGTTTAGTAGATCTACAAGGAGAATCGTTTGTTCGTGTTCGTTCGTGGAACTCAGAGCAATGTTTGTATAAATATCAGACTCCGAGCCCTCAGCATCGGCAGGTGGTCGGATTGAGGTTGATGACTCATTTGCACGCGGCGTGCCCTTTTGCACTGATGCGATTGTCTGAGCAACTCCGTCCTCTTCTATTCGGAGATCTCTCTTGTCGACGTCAGTTAGCCGGTTCCCACGTTTGTCGAGAACCACAAGATCCACTACACATGAATCGCCCTGAGGAGGCGACTGTGAGCTGACAGTGATCAAGCCGCCACAGTCGAAAGCAAGCCAGACTGCCAGAACCGTGATGCGTGGAAACCTGCTCACAAATAGATGCTCTTCCGCGCGGATAATATATCAACACCATCGCGCGATCCTTGTCGTAGGCCTGCGGCCGGAGTTAGAGCGCAAATGAAAATGGCCTATCAGGCAGCCGCCCCTCACCCCATTTAGCACTCACAGCTTGCAATTTGAAATAACGCGACTGCAAAAGCTCTGGACGTCGTAAACTCAGGCAAGATGCTGTGTATAGACTGGTTCACAAAAACGGCGTGAACTAGCCGATTGACTCGTTTGTATTCTAAGCAAGTTGCAGATGATAGGCGCTGCTGAATCCTCCCTGTTACACTCACGATTCACCGCTTAATGCCCGTCGCCGCGATCATTTCGAAGCCGAACAAGCCAGAGCTAAAGGAAGTGATCTCTGGAGTAATCCAATGGCTAGGAAAGCACGGCTTCGAAGCTGCACTCGATCCGGTCTCTGCGGAATACTGCAGCGCAGGACGCCGAGTTTCCCGCGAGGAACTGCATAGCCTCAAGCCGGAGTTTGCTATCGTGCTCGGCGGTGACGGTACGTTGCTTGCCGCAGCTAGGGTCTTGGCTGATTCCCAAGTGCCGCTCTTAGCTGTAAATCTCGGCTCACTGGGATTTCTTACCGAAGTGTCGCTCTCCGAGCTTTACGTGCATCTGGAGAGCATCACGAAACAGTGCTGCGTTTTTGACGAACGCTCGATGCTCCATTGTCGACTGATTCGCGACGGCGCCGTCGTGCAGGAGCAGGAAGCGCTCAATGATGTCGTCATCAAGGCTACGGCAGCGCGTCTTGCCGATTTCGAGTTGAGCATTAACGGGCAGCGCGTTACCGATTACAAAGCGGATGCTTTAATCATTGCTACGCCGACGGGCTCAACGGCGTATTCGCTGGCTGCCGGTGGTCCCATTTTGGCGCCTAGCGTAAAGGCGTTGGTGGTGACACCCGTCTCTCCACATGCTCTTACACATCGTCCTCTGGTTGTGGAGGAGACTTCGAAAATTGTCGTGAACGTTGAGGTGGGGAAGGAAGAAGGCTTCCTGACCGCGGATGGGCAAGTGAGTATTCCGATCGAGAGCGGCGATCGCATTGAATGCGAGTTGGGACGATGTCGTGTAAAGTTGCTGCGCGAAAAAGACGGGCAGAAGTTCTTCGAAGTCCTGCGCACGAAACTGCATTGGGGAGAGCGATAGCGATGGCTTCATTCGCGTCAGCGTCGGCAAACGGCGGCTTGCGCCGCGCGTTTGCATGGCTCTACTTGGGTACACTTTTTCTCGCGATTCTTATGACCAGGCCCGCTTCGGCGCAGGAGCATCCTGCCGCCGAAACCATCATCACTAACGCCAATGTGTGGACGGTTGACCGCAATCATCCGCGCGCCGAGGCGGTTGCGATTCTGAACCAGCGCATCGTCGCTGTGGGCACATCCGCGGATATGGACGCATGGCGTGGGCCGCAGACTCGCATCATCGACGCGGCAGGGAAGTTGCTTCTGCCGGGCTTCAACGATGCTCATCTGCATTTCGTCTCCGGCGGCTTTCAGCTCGATCAGGTGCAACTCACGGACTCTCGAACTCGAGAGGAGTTCGTTCGTCGAATCGGCGCACAAGCCAAAAAGCTGAAGAAGGGCGAGTGGATGCTGGGCGGTGATTGGGACGAGCAGAATTGGACTCCTCCGCAGTTGCCCACGCATGAGTGGATTGATGCAGTCACACCAGACAATCCCGTATTCGTCCAACGCCACGACGGGCACGAATCGCTGGCCAACGCCTTAGCCATGAAAGCGGCGGGAGTGACAGCGGCAACGAAGGCTCCTGCGGGCGGCGAGATCGTGCGCGATGCCCAAGGAAATCCGACGGGCATCTTTAAAGATGCGGCGCAGAGCCTGATCTATAGAGTCGTTCCCGAACCGGGACAGGCGGCGCGCATCAAGGCAGCGAAGCGCGCGCTCGATTACGCGGCGTCGTTTGGCGTGACCAGCGTGCAGGATATGGCGGTCGATTACGCCGACATCGCGGCCTACTCCGTACTCGCGGAACGTGGAGAGCTTACCTCGCGCATCTACGCCGCTCCGCTTGAAACGCATTGGCAGGATCAGGCGAAAATCGGAATTCGTCATGCGTTTGGATCGGACTTCCTTCGCATCGGAGCGGTAAAAGGTTTCGCGGATGGCTCCCTCGGATCGACTACGGCCTACTTCTTCGAGCCATACGTGGATGCGCCGAATACACGCGGCCTACTGTCGGACGAAATGCACCCGGTGAGCGCAATGCGCGAGCGACTGACCGGAGCTGACAAAGCTGGACTCCAGATCTGCGTTCACGCCATTGGCGATCAGGCCATCTCGATCGTGCTGGACATCTATCAGGACATTGAAAAGGCGAACGGCGATCGCGATCGCCGCTGGCGCATCGAACACGCCCAGCATATCGCGCCGAAAGACTTCCAGCGCTTCGCCAACCTGCACGTGATTGCCTCGATGCAGCCCTACCATGCCATCGACGATGGCCAGTGGGCAGAGCGGCGCATTGGACCAATTCGGGCAAAAACCACTTACGCATTTCGCACCTTGCTCGATGCTGGCGTTCACCTTGCTTTTGGCACCGACTGGACGGTTGCTCCGCTCAACCCGATGCTGGGCTTGTACGCCGCAGTCACACGAGCGACGCTCGACGGCAAGCATCCCAACGGCTGGATTCCTGAGCAGAAGATCTCGATCGAAGAAGCCATCGAGGCGTACACGCTCGGTTCTGCTTATGCGGAATTTCAAGACAAAGACAAAGGCTCCATCACGCCCGGCAAACTCGCCGACCTCGTTCTCGTCAGTGACAACCTGCTGAAGATCGACCCCCGGGCAATCCGCGATGCCAAAGTGGAAATGACGATGGTCGGCGGCAAGATCGTTTACGGCGGGGCACCAGAGTAATTCACCACAGAGACACAGAGGCACGGAGGAATGTTGTCTGTCATTCCGAACCGCCGATTTGTGGCGGTGGAGGAATCCCTACTCCCACAAGTAAGCTGCTGAACCACGAAAAAAACGCTCTCACACGGTGTGGGTAGGCTATAGGGATTCCTCACCGCAAAAAACGCGTTTCGGAATGACAATACAAAGCACCTCCGTGCCTCCGTGTCTCGGTGGTGAAAAGCCTATCTTCGACTCTCCTTCGAACCCCGCTCCAACAACCGCTTTGTCATCAGCACCAGTCCCACGATCTGGGTCCACTCGGAAACGATATTGCCCACGACTTGTCCCCACCTGGAATTGACGTCCATGGAGCGGAACAACATGATCCAGGCGATGCCTGTGATGAGCAGAAAAATTGTGAGGGAATGGTCATCGAGGAAGCACAGGATTCGGTTCGCGGGTTCGTGCTTCGGACGGCGGCTCTCTGCTGAGCCTTTCTCGTACATATATTTTGTCGCCAGCACGGTCACTAATACGCCCGACCAATCGGCGATGGCGTTGCCGAAGAATGATCCCCAGTGCGTGCCTGGATCGGAGTGGATGTAGAGAATCGTCCAGAGAACGAGAATGACAATCGTCGCCAAGCTGAGAGAATGGCGGTGAATGAATCCTGAGCGCGGGTGGTGTTTGCCTAAACCTGCTGTTTTGAATCGTTTGTCAGAGGTATTCATCTAATGTCCAGGCTTCAAATTCTGCTTACGGCATTGTTATACTGAAGCTTCACAGAGGAGAAACGAATGGCAACGACCACTACCCCGAACGTCGAAAGCACACCGAAGACCGCACCCGTTATTCTTACGCCCAACGCTGTGGCCAAGGTGAAGGAGATTATGGCGCAGCAGGATCCGATGCCCGCCGGACTGCGTATCGGCGTGGTCGGCGGAGGCTGCTCAGGCTTTAGCTATTCTATGAATTTCGAGAACTCTCCGGGCATGATGGACAAGGTGCTCACTTTCGACGATCTGAAGGTTTTCGTGGACGCCACCTCACTCATGTACCTGAACGGCTGCACGGTCGATTATCTTGAGACTCTGGAAGCGGCCGGCTTCAAGTTCGACAATCCGAACGTGAAGAGCACCTGCGGCTGCGGGTCATCGTTCAACGTGTAATCACTCTCCTCTGAAACGTCAAAAGCCTCGCGCGAGCGAGGCTTTTGTTTTGCATTGCGAGTTCTAGCGGGGGAAACTCGGATTGCTAGATCCCGTTCCGGGATTCGTCGTCGAACCGGGGTTCGTCGTTGGAGACATTGGGTTGCTGCCGGGCTGGCCGAATCCAGGAGAATTCGTTCCGGGTAGCGGAGCCCCGATTGCTCCAGGCACTCCCGTCGCCGCCCCCGCTCCTATGCCTCCACGCAACGTCGGATCCATGGTGGGGTCGTACACGAACTGCCATTCGTTGTAATGATTTTTCTGCTGGAACTCCTTCATCGATTCCTTTTGCGAAGGGATCGATACGCCGACAATCGCTCCTCCGCCGAAGGTCTTGCCCGTCAATTGATCGCTTGAAAGCGGATTTCCTGCTGTACCACTCGGGCTGTTGGAAGAACCTCCAGGCGAAGTCGATGTGCCTGCAGACGTGCTTTGCCCTGAAGTGGTCTGGCCGGTTGCCGAGGTGCTCGACGACATTGAACTCGAGTTATCGCTGGTGGCGCCCATTCCAG includes:
- a CDS encoding TlyA family RNA methyltransferase, which gives rise to MKLRLDKLLLDRGMVPSRERAQALILAGRVLVNEQKVEKPGTQITPDAEIKLLGNDLRYVSRGGPKLERALQHWKIDLHGRSCMDVGASTGGFTDCMLQHGAARVIAIDTGYGQIDNRLRQDPRVSLLERTNARYLHDNQLQFAVDFFAMDVSFISATLVLPALLAAIRNRLIPRAEFDGVILVKPQFEAGREAIGKGGIVRDEVSQLGAVERVRRAVEEQGGSALDVIDSPILGAEGNREFLLWSLFR
- a CDS encoding VWA domain-containing protein — its product is MSRFPRITVLAVWLAFDCGGLITVSSQSPPQGDSCVVDLVVLDKRGNRLTDVDKRDLRIEEDGVAQTIASVQKGTPRANESSTSIRPPADAEGSESDIYTNIALSSTNEHEQTILLVDLLNTPRTERNFVLDRLATLLQAPNIAAQHLTIYGLAEDLNLLQDHLSSPQTLLAAMSLIKKHASESSVSLADETGTTVPAPTPLREGLVEFLASVKEFAGFSQEPPLQDRRWITLTALKTIARAAEGIGGRKSLIWFSSDFPCTTATVLGSGIYSCAGDQPDFRAVFQSLQEARLSIYPVNPSNMKDRNENKRSVLALERSPSGTPGIMANLPSTFAGDLASRDMAMQQLADTTGGRNLKGSSLVDAVQIAGDDNNQFLEIRIVSTRSDKGLHTISANSTRRGSTTLYRHIYFGEEGRQATESPEAIHEEILGALGDRFQATGVVLAARQQAQKSGVELFIDPRSLSLERRQDGNFEVEFDVATATLSPSYRILTGNTNRISKVLTSEELQNARRAGLMLRLGYAPHQHAQRVRALVRDAHSGRLGSIDIPLQCCNVLR
- a CDS encoding NAD(+)/NADH kinase, which gives rise to MPVAAIISKPNKPELKEVISGVIQWLGKHGFEAALDPVSAEYCSAGRRVSREELHSLKPEFAIVLGGDGTLLAAARVLADSQVPLLAVNLGSLGFLTEVSLSELYVHLESITKQCCVFDERSMLHCRLIRDGAVVQEQEALNDVVIKATAARLADFELSINGQRVTDYKADALIIATPTGSTAYSLAAGGPILAPSVKALVVTPVSPHALTHRPLVVEETSKIVVNVEVGKEEGFLTADGQVSIPIESGDRIECELGRCRVKLLREKDGQKFFEVLRTKLHWGER
- a CDS encoding amidohydrolase yields the protein MASFASASANGGLRRAFAWLYLGTLFLAILMTRPASAQEHPAAETIITNANVWTVDRNHPRAEAVAILNQRIVAVGTSADMDAWRGPQTRIIDAAGKLLLPGFNDAHLHFVSGGFQLDQVQLTDSRTREEFVRRIGAQAKKLKKGEWMLGGDWDEQNWTPPQLPTHEWIDAVTPDNPVFVQRHDGHESLANALAMKAAGVTAATKAPAGGEIVRDAQGNPTGIFKDAAQSLIYRVVPEPGQAARIKAAKRALDYAASFGVTSVQDMAVDYADIAAYSVLAERGELTSRIYAAPLETHWQDQAKIGIRHAFGSDFLRIGAVKGFADGSLGSTTAYFFEPYVDAPNTRGLLSDEMHPVSAMRERLTGADKAGLQICVHAIGDQAISIVLDIYQDIEKANGDRDRRWRIEHAQHIAPKDFQRFANLHVIASMQPYHAIDDGQWAERRIGPIRAKTTYAFRTLLDAGVHLAFGTDWTVAPLNPMLGLYAAVTRATLDGKHPNGWIPEQKISIEEAIEAYTLGSAYAEFQDKDKGSITPGKLADLVLVSDNLLKIDPRAIRDAKVEMTMVGGKIVYGGAPE
- a CDS encoding iron-sulfur cluster assembly accessory protein codes for the protein MATTTTPNVESTPKTAPVILTPNAVAKVKEIMAQQDPMPAGLRIGVVGGGCSGFSYSMNFENSPGMMDKVLTFDDLKVFVDATSLMYLNGCTVDYLETLEAAGFKFDNPNVKSTCGCGSSFNV